In Anolis sagrei isolate rAnoSag1 chromosome 9, rAnoSag1.mat, whole genome shotgun sequence, the following proteins share a genomic window:
- the TNFAIP8L3 gene encoding tumor necrosis factor alpha-induced protein 8-like protein 3, with translation MDSDSGELSDGDLVPPAGPENFSSKSLALQAQKKILSKMATRTVANMLIDDTSSEIFDELYKVTIEHMKNKKEAHKIMKDLIKVAVKIGILYRNNQFNAEELEIVEKFRKKLNQAAMTIVSFYEVEYTFDKNVLSEILKECKDLVHELVERHLTARSHARINHVFDHFSNVEFLTALYSLDAECRPHLKKICDGINKLLDEKVL, from the coding sequence GTCCTGAAAATTTCAGCTCCAAGAGCCTTGCGCTTCAAGCCCAAAAGAAGATCTTGAGTAAAATGGCCACCCGGACAGTGGCCAACATGCTGATCGACGACACCAGCAGCGAAATCTTTGACGAGTTATACAAAGTGACGATAGAGCACATGAAAAACAAGAAGGAAGCGCACAAGATCATGAAGGACTTGATCAAAGTTGCCGTCAAGATTGGGATCCTCTACCGAAACAACCAGTTCAACGCCGAAGAGCTGGAGATCGTGGAGAAGTTCCGCAAGAAGCTGAACCAAGCCGCCATGACGATTGTCAGTTTCTACGAAGTGGAGTACACCTTCGACAAAAACGTTCTTTCCGAAATCCTGAAGGAATGCAAAGACCTTGTGCACGAACTTGTAGAGCGGCACCTGACGGCCAGGTCTCACGCGCGGATCAACCACGTCTTCGACCATTTTTCAAACGTGGAGTTCCTCACCGCCCTCTATAGCCTTGATGCCGAATGTCGGCCGCACCTCAAAAAAATCTGCGACGGGATCAACAAACTCCTTGATGAGAAAGTCCTTTGA